CTATAACACATCGATGTTTTGCGTGTCTTTGGAAGATAAGAATATTTTGTGCCTACAAAACACTGACCAGTGCGTTTGTGACACTTAGCGTTTGCTTACCAATCAGTCTTTATCTCTTTCACGCAGGTGCTTTTGAAGACACCTCGTTTGCCTCCCTAGCCGGGGCAGTGAGCGAGAGCACTCTGAAGGGTGTGAAGGAGATGGGCTTTGAACACATGACCGAGATCCAGCACAAAAGCATCCGACCTCTGCTGGAAGGGAGGTGAGTTCTGACTACCCAGTACGGtatgggtttgaatccccatcgcAAAGCCCTGGACTTCAGCCTTTTACCAAGATGGGTTTGCAGCTTTTTCCACTCCAGATAAATTGTCATGGGTTAAatccaggttgtgtgtgtgtgtgttcagtttaaATCGCTGTGGATATTAAAGCTGTCAAACCTTTGGCAGGTTTTATGGCACCTGCTTTAAAGGCTGTATTTGTTTTCACTCGTTTTAAAGCACCATATGGTGTCCTCAAAGGTGGTGTGTTACTGTTGCTTATGATGTTGTCCTGGCCGTGTATCTGATTTTGGGAATGTGTTGTGCAGGGACATCTTGGCTGCAGCCAAAACAGGCAGCGGGAAAACACTGGCGTTCCTGATTCCTTCCATCGAGCTAATCTATAAACTCAAATTCATGCCACGGAACGGTGAGATATTTATTCCCTTCTCCTTATAACGGCAGTCCCAGTGCAAAAACACTCCAGTTTCCAGTCGTTCCATCCTAAGGGAAGCCGCATGCTGGTGGGTTCTGCTCTGGGCCCTAACCTGCTcctagtcctccctcctgatttctcctgcccctcctttctgatatccctatccttgtctaacaaaaaaaaaatgcacttctgatgacaactatgtttagaacagcatttcatgtgtattttgctagttctggatgtgatgctgtgacttatggtagaacctatgcacttgtgagtctgccaaatgactaaaatgtaaatgtacacgGAATGGCTGAAACTGCTGTGCACTGGGAGTGCCGTTTTCACACATGCGTCGTCAGTAACCTTATTGGAAGTTAGGATTTTAAGTATTAAGGATTTTTaagcggggcggcctgtagcgtagtggttaaagtaaatgactgggacacgcaaggtcggtggttctaatcccggtgtagccacaataagatcaagatccgtacagccgttgggcccttgagcaaggcccttaaccctgcactgctccaggggaggattgtctcctgcttagtctaatcaactgtacgtcgctctggataagagcgtctgccaaatgccaataatgtaatgtaagcatttgtattcaaaatggtTGCAATGCAGTGTTACAAATGTTTTCCAACTCTTATAAACTCTTTAAATGAGATGGGGAGTGTTGAAATGGAAGTGGAGGGGTTTCTATTGTTCGGCGAGGGGGGTGTTATTTGGTGTTATTTAAGCTGTGCCCACTCCTCCAGGCACGGGGGTGGTCATCTTGTCACCTACGCGCGAGCTGGCCATGCAGACGTACGGGGTGATGAAGGAGCTGATGACCCACCATGTTCACACCTACGGCCTCATCATGGGGGGCAGCAACCGCTCAGCCGAGGCCCAGAAGCTGGCCAACGGGGTCAACATCCTGGTGGCCACGCCCGGCCGACTGCTGGACCACCTGCAGGTAACCACACTTCACCCCTCCGCGGCTAGGGCAGGGTGCACGACCAGGCCCGATCCCTTTCTGAGTTTTGTGCCACCAGCTACCCCCACAGACTGCAactgtatcctaaagattttactgtggtcaagtacaggagtgaaccatcATAGATGACAGAGCTGCAGATATCGCACACTCCAGTTCTGTGTGAGAGAAATACTCTGTGCTTAAAAGTACCCACACTGTACTGGGAGTCTGTTTCTAATTAACTCATTGGATACAAAACGCACATGTAATGCCATGTGAACTTTACAAGCactgttatttttcttcagtttaCTTGGACCAATGGGAATGCTACATTTTCTGTGGGCCTTTAAGAGCTTTGACAACCAACAGTGCCTTAGGattaattttctattttataaATAGAAATTTAGGTTTACATTttgctcttctttttttttttttttatagaacaCTGCTGGCTTCATGTACAAGAACCTCCAGTGTCTAATCATCGACGAAGCTGACCGCATTCTAGAAGTCGGATTTGAAGAGGAACTGAAGCAAATCATTAAACTGCTGCCAAGTACGTGGGATAAAATCACTTGCTGTATGATATTCTAGAGTAGCGTGCAGATTTGTGTATAAAATGAAGACTGAGAATCAATTGAGTAATTGGAACTGGAAAGACCGTTAAGAGTGGAGTCATGTTTTATGGCAGGTAGAGTTTAGTTGGGCTGAGGACACGGGTCATTGGGGATTTTAATGACCTAAAGGTACTTATGTATGCCAGGGATCTGTCCCCAATGGTCACAGTGTCTGCTAGttttctgtgcatttcatgGAAGGTGCTTCTGCACTAAAGGGATTGGCAGGCTTGAtgagccacagtgtctgctggtttttggtgtcaCTGGTGGGCTAATGAATCCACACACTCCTGTTCTGAAAGCCTAAGTTGACCGACGGTATAAAAGATGGGTGTGCCAGCAGTACGGAGGATACTCGTGACTGTATGTCAGTCGTTCTCACATCGGCGAAACCGGCGAATGTTGCAGAATCCTCCCACGCAGTCAGGTGGCAAAGTAAATACTGCTTCCAGCCGCACTCGCCACGTTCACGGGAAGCTTGTGATAAAGCGTGTCATTCGTCCCGGCGAGAAAACGTCCAGCATTGTAGCGCACGCTCGCATCCTGTCCTATTTTGAGTCGAAATGTTTCACTCTAGGATGGTTACTGATGCCTCATGTTGTgcattctctccccccccccccccccgacagagAAGAGACAGACCATGCTCTTCTCAGCCACGCAGACACGCAAAGTGGAAGACCTGGCCAGGATCTCGCTCAAGAAGGAGCCCCTGTATGTGGGCGTGGACGACAACAAGGAGTCGGCCACTGTGGACGGCCTGGAGCAGGTAACGGTCTGGTCCATACTTGTGAAAAGGTTTGGTTGGATGCACTAATCCCGAGTCAGGTTCAAAGTGCCGATGAGGTAGATTTTTCAACTACTTTTTAAACTATCCCCCTCTGTTTTCATGATTTTGAAGATTATGAAATGTCCAAcgtaaatgtttttccttgtttCCAGGGCTACGTGGTGTGTCCCTCAGAGAAGCGCTTTCTTCTGCTCTTCACCTTCCTGAAGAAGAACCGTAAGAAGAAGCTGATggtcttcttctcctcctgcatGTCGGTCAAGTTCCATTATGAGCTCCTCAACTACATTGACCTGCCTGTCATGGCTATTCATGTGAGTGAGCGTTGACCTCGCCTGACTTGGTTACGAACTGTGAAATATAGCTGGCTCAGACCATGTTTTATGCCCATAAACATGAAGCTTGTTGTTCTTGCCATTTTGAAATGGCAGCATTTCTCCATGCTAagacaaattcaaatgaaagctgCCTGCACATTACACATCTACAACTATACTATAGAAAGTAAGAAATTACAATTTAACATTGTGTCCTATTGACTGAATGTTTTGTAACTCATCATTGGGTGTACTGCAGGGGGTAAGGCAGTGGACCTCTTAAAACCCCTTGTTCAGCATATTTGGTTCTGCAATGCAACTTGAGTTAATGCAGCACCATGGCTTGTAATACTCTGGCTGTTATTCTGCTGTTTTGGGTATGTGACGTGATCTGATGGCATCTTGCAGGGGAAAATGAAGCAGACCAAGCGCACCACCACCTTCTTCCAGTTCTGCAACGCGGACACGGGCATCCTCCTGTGCACCGACGTGGCGGCTCGAGGCCTGGACATTCCCGAGGTGGACTGGATCGTCCAGTACGACCCGCCCGATGACCCCAAGGTAACCGCGAAGAGAATGTCACTGCAGGCTCAGACGCGTCTAATCGCTGGAAGGATCTCTTGATTTCAGTTACCTTCTCAGCTGTGGGATCAGAAAGATCAGCGTTGAATGTTTCTGTGTGGTTTTTCCCGAAAGTTGAGTTTCGTGGGGGGAATCCATTTTGATGACTCTCTCGTTCCCAGGAATACATCCACCGGGTGGGGCGAACGGCTCGCGGGATTAACGGGAGAGGCCACGCCCTGCTGATTCTGAGGCCTGAAGAGCTGGGCTTCCTGCGTTTCCTGAAGCAGGCCAAGGTGATAGAGCTGGCTGTAGCCGCCGTTATACAGCCTGTAGACACCAGAATCTTCTGGGAATCTCATATCATTCATTGCTCATAAGATATGTGGACTCGTCAAAAACACACTGAAActagaataatataattataataacgtTTTTCATTTACAATAGGAAAGGGAGTAGGAAGGGCTACTGCTTTGGTAGAGTGAAGAACTGCTCTCATTGGAccacttaatttatttatttaccaattTAAATTTTCAAACATAACCACTGTTTTGCAAGCACTAGTTTTTCAGGGTAGCTGTTGTATGTGGATGTGGAGTCCAGGGCTGTCAGCTTGTTTACTTGTGAAGAGGTTCTCTTCTATACACATGCTCTGTATCTCAGGCCCACtgaggcctgtatcacaaagcaggattgttTTACTGTTACATTATTGACCTTTGTTTCACCTTTGTGCAGGTACCACTGAGTGAGTTTGACTTCTCCTGGAGTAAGATATCAGACATTCAGTCCCAGGTATGCCTTCAGTATTTGCATTATTAGCGGTGATTGATATGTATGGCCACTGTCCAAAAATAAAGTCCTGTCAacattcataaaaataacaGCAGTGTTTGGGAAAAGTCTTGGCAACTTGAATagtttcagagaaaataaaaagagatgAATTAATAGTCTACAATGAAGTTGCTACTGCATGCTACAAAGCTCCACAAAATTCTGCCCACGTACCATTGTGAAGATTGacgttttgtattattatttgaagAGCCCACCTTCTGTACTGTTTAATTACAGCTGCTGTTGTAGACTAACCATTTTGCTTTAATGTGAGGTAGTACTTAATTCTGCGTCTGCAGCAAGATGGGATAAACCATGCAGAATTATATAAATTTTTGTGAAGAACTAGGGCGTGTATACAAATACACTAGGGCATATCAcagaatactttaaaaaaaatcatgattAAAAAGTGGAATTTTGCCCTGAAAGGTACGTTCACCCTAAAACATGCTGTTCATTTAGTGAACTTCCCCTGTCATATTGCACTGgttaaatgtgaatgtgtgctaAATGTTGGCCTTGAACACAAATGTCTGTCTGCAGCTGGAGAAACTGATTGAGAAGAACTACTACCTGCACAAATCTGCCCAGGAGTCTTACAAGTCTTACGTGAGGGCGTACGACTCTCACTCCCTCAAACAGATCTACAGCGTCAACACTCTCAACCTCCCTATGGTGGCACAGTCCTTTGGATTCAAAGTGCCACCGTATGTTGACCTCAGTATCCTTTCCTGCAAAGCAAGCGGTCCTTTTTTCTGTCAACGTAATTAACAgcacttaaaatattttaaaattataaaGTCATTATTAAGTGTGCATCTATTTGGTATGCTAGCACTTGCTTGGTGAGGGAGGAAAATGCAAGCAAAAATCAATTAAAAGACTTGAGAATATATAGAAGACTGTATTAGGGTGTGAATCCTGCTATAATATGTGTTAAAATCTGGTGTCGCGCTCTGGGTGGTGGGAAGTTTAGCCAGACAGACAGTGACGTGCAGCGAAAGACGTTATTGTCTCTGGAGAGCTGGCGGCAGCACTGAGTGGAGACTGGAGCGtgaaaatatttctgttctCACAGTGCCGTTCGCGCCCCCCTACCaggcccagccaatcagacaaaACTGACTGACATCTACTTGTTATGAAAAGACGTGACAATATGCTGCCAAAGAATTGCCATTTTCCAACGAGTGTCTGCTCCTAGATTGTTTGCAGTATTCTAGCTTTGATTTATTATCCGTTTCAAGCTCAGATGGTGTGCCCATGGTTTTCTAGGACTGCAAATTACGGTTTACCCAGATGGCTGTTGTAAAGAAATGCAAAAAGCTTCCAATGTTTAATCCCGCAGGCCTCGCAGTCACTGTGAAAACTACTTTGCCAAGTGGGATGATGTTCTGGCTGAAATATGTCTGTTTACAGGCTTGAATGAATCTTAACTCTTGTTTCCTGCGATGGTGACGGTTGCAACCAACCCCCGTGCTGGTGTGTTAGGAGATGTGGCTACCAGCCACAGTTGGTACTGGTACGGTCCAGATTCAATACCAGACCACTGTTGTATCAGGGGCTTATACCAAGGCAGACACCAAGGCTTTGGCCCCTCTAAGACTCAAAGGCAAATGTGCATCTTTGACACAGACGGTTCACTAACACTAGCTTAATTACGGGTCCTGTCCGTGCCTGTCCtgagtgttctgcagtggcttCCCTTAACCCAGTTTCCCCCACCAGACGTCCACAGCAGCAGAGGGGTGAAGATGCAGAAGCGTGGTGGGGGCGGTGGTTTCGGCTACCAGAAGTCCAAGAACGTCCACAAGTCAAAGATCTTCAAGCATGTCGGCAAGGGCAAGGGTGGTGACAAGAGGCAGTTCTCCCGGTGAGGCGGCTGGTTGCTTCCCTCCCCAGTGTGGTTGGGAAACCCATCCACTGCCCACCACCACAATCTCCTGTCACTCTAGGAGGCCTACACATGTACTCTCATGATGGACCAGGATGGCTTACACAATGTTCTCCAGAATAGTGTTgtgatcctttttttttttacaccattgtGGTGCGTATTTCAGAAGATGTGCATCTGTATTATGACTAAATATTTATCTATAGCTTTTCTTGAACTACCTTTCACTGAATGGTAATGTGGGTAATCTCAGAAGGTATGAGTACATCACCAGCTCCCAAACTATACGCCAGGACCCACTGGTGGCTTGTTCGATGCAACTGTAATGTTTGTAGGCGGTTGTTTTGACATGCATTATTTCTTAAACCATATTTGAACACTGAACATCAAATGCCATATTTGAATTGTGCAGACCACAGAAAATTTATTTGATATTCAAGTGGATTTCTGGCAGTTAAAATTTGGGAACTCTGGATTAGATCATAGCCCGCTGTTCCCTCGAGTGGGGGTTCATTGGCCAGAATAACTTTTTCCAAAATGCCATTACCTCAGGACTTGTTCTACaaaggcgctctataaatgcagaccatttaccattctcatAAGGATTGGGAAACGCGCTCGCATAAACTGATGAATTGGCATCTACGTCTCCCTATGCAAGATGAATCTGCTTTCCGATGTTGACATTTGGGGAAGTGGTAATTACATTTCAGCCAGGCAGCCTTGTGGTTGCCATCGAGACTGGAGATGATCTTAAATGTAATATGCGAGGCGCTTCCCATTAAAGCAAACTGCAGCAAAATACCATACTTTTATCTCTCTTCGTGGCTGCAGttaattgaatatttttttgtttgtttttacgaGAAAATGTACAGATTAATATTTAGCTGAAAATGCCGTAGTTTTATTCAAACTAACATGTACAATGGATGTGTTGTAGAGCAATTCGTGTTATTTTAACACTTATGTGTCTTCTTGCCTCGATTAAAATCTCTGAAATTGCATGTCTTTCTAGTCTTGAAAATTGTTCGATATAAAGACAGCAGTCGATAATGGGCTACTTATTAAGGCGCGAAGAAGTGGATTGCGGGGGCTGTGATCTCGATTTCGATGCTAATTTAACTACACTTTACTTGGAAAAACGCTCGAAAATGATAAGCTCCATCATCAGTGTGTCACTGGAGTTGGCGTCCTGAAAATGCCTGGAAGCGTCCGTCTTTTTCATTCACTCGTGTTGCAGTTTGTAGATGGTTGAAAGGGACATGCTAATACACTGCTGGCAGTACATCTTCTATTTCCTGTAGTGCAGAGTTGTCAGTCATGTTAATTTAGTGAGCCCTTCCTGGAATGTGCCAAAGAATAATGGTTTACAAATAACCTGGTACTGATGCGAAAAATAAGGACCAGTGATGCTGAAATTGCGCTCTCAAAACGACTGATGTTTGAGCTGGTCCGCAATCGGGATCCTTTTATCTACTGACGTGCCATCTATTTTTTTCAGTTGTATTTGCATATTCTGGTATGTCTGCTCGCGCATCTCTGTGGGTAGCCTACATCCTCCAAATTATCTTATTAAAAAGCTCTGAAGTGGAAATAAGACAGCAAGACCGTCTCCCAGTGGTGCGGTCGAATGATGACAAGCGCGCACAGGAGGTGACATTGCTTAGATAAATGCTCCGTTATCCCAGAGTCCTACGTGAGAGGGAATCAATTCGATGACTGGAAAAGTGATGGCCAGTTTTTTTCGTTGGCTCGCAACGACATCGTTTCTCTAACCCAATGCCCACAGCACATTGACTTCCTGGCACACAGAACTTTGCGCGCACGGGTCAGAGCAAGGAATTCCACCATGGATAAGTTTAACTTGACAGTGTGGGTAAACACCAGCTCGGACGAAAACATTCCCCAAAGGCTCACCGTCTCAATGTTCAGTGTCCTTATGCTGACGTTGCTAGTTATGCTGATAATTGCGACATTTTTGTGGAATCTGTTGGTGCTCGCGACGATATTGAGGGTAAAGACGTTCCACAGAGTGCCCCACAATTTGGTTGCATCAATGGCAATATCCGATGTGATGGTGGCGGCTCTTGTGATGCCTCTCAGCCTTGTCAACGAGCTGTCGGAGAGAAGATGGCGCTTCGGAAGAGTCCTTTGCGATGTGTGGATCTCGTTCGACGTCCTGTGCTGCACCGCTAGCATCTGGAATGTCACTGCCATCGCCCTGGACCGATACTGGTCTATTACGCGCCACTTGGAGTACACTCTCAAAGCGAGGAAGAAAATATCAACTATCATGATAGCCGTAACATGGGCTCTGTCCGCAGTGATATCTCTCTCGCCACAGTTCGGGTGGGGAGAGACTTACGCCGCTGATGAGGAGAACTGCCAAGTCAGTCAGGAACCATCATACACAGTTTTCTCTACTTTCGGGGCGTTTTACGTGCCTCTTTCTGTCGTTTTGTTTGTATACTGGAAAATTTACAAAGCCGCTAAACTTCGAATTGGCAGTCTAAAGAGGAACGAGGTTATACCCATGCCGGGAGTCGTACAGGTAATTTACTGTCATACAGGTACTCTTACTGGATACCAAAGAAATCCTGTAACTAAATACGCCATGCACGCGCTCACTGGAACTGCTCTGAATTCTCATTctatgtggtttttttttttgtttgttagtttttttgtttttttttgttttgtagtttcAATGTGCGATACTACACAAACTGTTAGGATAAAAGTGACTTAAAGACCACTTAGAAGCTATTAGTGAATAACTTAAAGCGTTACAGTCCTGCAGCACTCAAATGCGTCCACACATTCCCACTGCAGTACATAGCAGCCTACTATTTAGGCGCTTGCTATTGTCCCGAGTTATGCATCTTCCGAATGTGGTATTTGCAATTACGTTTGCTAGCCAAGCGGGAAGAAAGATTGCAAGTAGGCTATACTGGAGGGTAAGCTGCCATCGCACCCAAATCAATTGAGTAAAAGTCCACGGTGAGGGTGAAAGAAGTCTCAAAAGCTGACAGAATGACCACATTTACTTGGGGTATTATCAGTTAGCCTGCCCATCAAGTAGattttttgctgtatttttatatttctgggATACTGTCGTTAATAAACGTTGTAGGCTACATACAATGAACTGGTACTTTATCCTTCACCTGCAGCCGGCGGCCAGAGGGCAGGCACATTTCTAAATTAAGGCGAGTCTCAGAGAAGGCGATATTGACAGATGGAAGACGGGGATATCATGCGAGAGGAGTGTTGTCTATTGTATTTGATGTTGGGGATGGAAGCAATTTCCTGCG
This region of Conger conger chromosome 17, fConCon1.1, whole genome shotgun sequence genomic DNA includes:
- the ddx18 gene encoding ATP-dependent RNA helicase DDX18, with the protein product MADLQMKLLRKKIQKRSEKNKKRNLLKKQTEKSDEDECVSDVTEQLRDETNGETEPEAAKVVEKKDGTELASPEGGDATASSVKKKKKKRKLAGNADTSGVKKAKKEDEDGNEKDEEMEPEKEVKDEETTEKPAQEVDPGQEQDGEEESKDGKDSGDEEEEEEEEEEAEDGPQLPLGLTGAFEDTSFASLAGAVSESTLKGVKEMGFEHMTEIQHKSIRPLLEGRDILAAAKTGSGKTLAFLIPSIELIYKLKFMPRNGTGVVILSPTRELAMQTYGVMKELMTHHVHTYGLIMGGSNRSAEAQKLANGVNILVATPGRLLDHLQNTAGFMYKNLQCLIIDEADRILEVGFEEELKQIIKLLPKKRQTMLFSATQTRKVEDLARISLKKEPLYVGVDDNKESATVDGLEQGYVVCPSEKRFLLLFTFLKKNRKKKLMVFFSSCMSVKFHYELLNYIDLPVMAIHGKMKQTKRTTTFFQFCNADTGILLCTDVAARGLDIPEVDWIVQYDPPDDPKEYIHRVGRTARGINGRGHALLILRPEELGFLRFLKQAKVPLSEFDFSWSKISDIQSQLEKLIEKNYYLHKSAQESYKSYVRAYDSHSLKQIYSVNTLNLPMVAQSFGFKVPPYVDLNVHSSRGVKMQKRGGGGGFGYQKSKNVHKSKIFKHVGKGKGGDKRQFSR
- the LOC133117076 gene encoding 5-hydroxytryptamine receptor 5A-like — its product is MDKFNLTVWVNTSSDENIPQRLTVSMFSVLMLTLLVMLIIATFLWNLLVLATILRVKTFHRVPHNLVASMAISDVMVAALVMPLSLVNELSERRWRFGRVLCDVWISFDVLCCTASIWNVTAIALDRYWSITRHLEYTLKARKKISTIMIAVTWALSAVISLSPQFGWGETYAADEENCQVSQEPSYTVFSTFGAFYVPLSVVLFVYWKIYKAAKLRIGSLKRNEVIPMPGVVQVKEAEHVPQVAFAARHVGVAFQTEGETWREQKERRAALTVGLLIGVFVLCWIPFFVTELLGPLCSCTVVPPLGKSVFLWLGYSNSFFNPLIYTAFNKSYNSAFRSFFTKQR